The DNA region AAATGGGGAGCAACACGAACCGTCGCCAACTGTTCAATTTGTCGCAAGCCAAAGCCTATATGCAGACGATGTTGGTCGCCAGTGGCTGCAAGACGCTCATCGACCAGCAGAAGACCACGAGCATCCGAGGTCTGTTCTACCTGCTCAAGCACACGATCGAAGGCGCGAAGGAGGAGACATTCGCCACCCAGGACGAGTGCGACCCGATCATCGAAGACGTCGAGGTGATGCTCAACAGCCTGCGCGAGGAAATGCACCTCTACGCGAAGAAGGCGGGCGACATGGTCGGCCCCATCGTGCTTGTCGATAAAGGCGACGAGATCGACTGCTCGCGCATGGGTTCCGGAGGTTACGGCGTTCCTTCGATCGTCGAGCCGGACATCATCCAGTTCAAGAAGTGCGACGCCAAATTCGTGCTCCACGTCGAAAAAGCCACAGTATGGGAGCGATTCAATGAAGACCGCTTTTGGCAGAATCACAACTGTATTCTCACTCATGGCGGCGGCCAGCCGCCCCGCGGCGTACGGCGCATGCTTTATCGGTTGCGCAACGAGTTGAAGCTGCCGGTCTATTGCTTATTGGACAACGACCCTTGGGGATATTACATCTATAGCGTCGTGAAGCAAGGTTCGATCAACTTGGCCTTCGAGTCGAGGCGGATGGCGATCCCCGACGCCAAATACCTGGGCTTGCGCTCGAAGGATTTTGAACGCTGTCAGTTGTCAAACAGCGTGAAAATCCAACTCGCCGACACCGATATCAAACGTGCCAAACAGATCGCCGACTATCCTTGGTTTGCCGACAAGAAAGCCTGGCAAAAGGAGATCGAGTTGATGCTTGCGAATGGCTTCAAGCTGGAAGTAGAATCGCTGATCAGCAAAGACATCAGCTACGTGACCGAGGTATACGTACCCGATCGACTGCGAGAACAAGACTGGCTCGACTGAGCATTGCTGTCCGCTTGGCGAAATGGCGCTCTGGTTGTGATTGCATCTCTCCGTCGTCTTGCTCCTCGTTTTTACTTCAGCTTCACGTCGAATAGATCCATCGACCGAAAAACATCGTGGGAAAGACCAAGGCCACAATCGCGGCGGCATAGAACGGCCCGCGCACGCCCATGCAAACGGCGGCGTCGAGAATGATGAGCGAAAGGAGGCATTGCTTCACGGTCCCTTGCACGTAGACGGGCTGCGGGAAAATCACCGCCCGCAACGCCCGCCATCCGATCATGACCGACATCAACCCCCAGAACCAGTACCAGCGGTCGCCGATCAATAGTGCATGCACCGGCTTGCTGACCGGCTCGACGCTCTCGGTATACCACTGCGGATACCAGGCCAACAGGCCGATGCCGCCCAGCATCACCAGCAGGCCCAAGGCGAGCTGCCCGCGATGACTGTCCGTGGCTTCGGTCCGGGCAAACCAGGTGACGCCGGCGATGTAGGTGCCCACGCCCAAGGCCACAATCCAATGGATCGGCTGAAACGGTTCGGTCGCCGCGCTCATGCCAAGCAGCACGTTCAGCACTCGGCAGCTTCCCATGGCGAGCGGCCCCAGCGGCGTGCGCTTCAGCACGGCGTCGTAGAGCACAACCGCCGTCGCCAGCACCGTCGCCACGATGCCGCACCGAGCGTTGGCCGTCATCATTCCGGCGCCCCAGCCCGCCAGCAGCCCCACCGCCAACAATCCGAAGCCCAGCGCACGCGCCAAGCCGGCCGAAATCCGCCCCGACGGGACCGGGCGGCCGGGCCGTTGGAGGCGGTCGATATCGCGATCGAAGTAGTCGTTGAGCACCATGCCCGACAGGTAAAGCGAGCCGGAAGCCAAGCCGAGCAATGCGAACTGGTGGGCCGGCTGGGCCGATTCGTGCGTGAACAGAAAGCCCATCGCCACGTCGGCCAGCGCGGTGAAGACGTTCGGCAAGCGCAGCAACTCGGCGAGGGCGCGAACGGTCGAGGGCGAGGCGTCGGAGGTGGTTGTCATGGGTTTTAGAGGACAAAAACGGGAGGATGGCCGTCCTAGGCCGTCGCCCTCCGACGTGACGGGCTAGGAAGCCCATCCTCCCTGAATGCCAAGCCGTTTGACCGCCGCCGTGATATAAGCAAAAGCCGCGCGCGCCGCGGCGTCGGGGTCGTCAATGTAGGGGTACAACTCGACCGTAATCCAGCCCTGGTAGTTGGTGGCGGCGATCGCCTTCAACGTGGCGTCGAAGTCGATGGCCCCTCGGCCCGGCACCAGGTGCTGGTGGACGCGGGTGGCGGCGATGTCTTCGAAGTGATAGTGGCGAGTGTACGGCGCCATTCGCGCCACCCAGTGTTGCGGATCTTCGCCCACGCAATAGGCGTGCCCGATGTCGAAGTTCAGGCCCACCCACGGCGAGTCGATTCGTTCGACAAACTTGAAGAACTGCTCGAATCGCTCGATCATCAGGCCCGGCTCAGGTTCGATCAGCAGGCCCACCTCCAGCCGCTCGGCGACTTCGACACACGGCATCAGTTCTTCGTAAAACGTGTTGGCCGCCGATTCCCAGTCTTGACCGGGCTGCAGCGGCCCGCCCGGCTCGGTCTGGATGTTCTGCGCTCCGATCTCTTTGGCCAGCGCCAGTGCCCGTCGCGTGTGCTCGCGGCGGATGGCCCGATAGTGCGGGTCGGGCTCGATCCACGAGGGGTGCCAATACGGCTGACGTGGATCGTTGACGGCGTTCATCATGAATCCGTTGACGTTCGACACCGACAGGCCGTGTCTTGCCAACGCATCCCGCAGCGACTGTTTTCGTTCGGGCAACAAATTGACGGGCCAGGCGTGCGGCACATCGGCCAGTATCTCGATTCCCTGGTAGCCGATTTCCGCCACTCGGCGAATCGCCTCTTCAACCGAGAAGTGCATGTAGGCATTGGAGCTGAAGGCGAGTTTCATGAGTCCGTAGTCCGTGGTCCGTGGCGGGCGAGCAGGCATTGTACTCGGTCACCGCGACGCGGCGAAGGAACCGTAGCCGGTTAAATCAAGAGTAGCAATTCATTTCCAGCCGATTGGGTTCTATACTGCGGACGGACGAAACCGGGGCGTAACGAGGGTGGACGGCCATGGCGGTCAAAAAAGAAGGCGAGTTGCGGGTGCGAAAAGGCGAGTCGGTGTATGGTCCGATGGCGCGCGACGACTTCGACCGCCTGCTGGCCAACGGTCGGTTCACTTCGGCGGACTTCGTGTCGCTGTGGGGCGGTCCCTGGACGCAAATCGCCGAGTTCCTGTCGCAGGCGGTCGAGGGAGAAAGCGCCGGTCCGGCCGACGCCGCAACGCTGCGCGTGCTGCGGGGCGACCGCGTCTATTCCGGCCTCAATCATCGCCGGCTGAATCAGCTCCGCGACGATGGGCGGCTCGCCGCCAACGACCTGGTGCAGGCCGCGGGCGGTCCGTGGATGGCGTTGGGCGATTTTCTCTCGCCGCCGCGGCCCTACGAACCGCCTGTGGCGGAGGCCGAGCCGCTTGAGGCCGAGCCGGTCTACGCGGAACCGGTCTACGCCGAGCCGGTCGAAGACGATTGGATCGATGTGCCGCTCAGATGGTATCACGTCTATGCCAGCGATCTGGAGGACCGAGCCAGCGACCAATGGTTTGTGCGCGTGCGTGGCATCCATTCGGCGCCGCTCACGCGGCAGCAGGTGCGGCAGCTCTTGTCGGCCGGCGAGATTACCCTTTACGATCTGGCGCGGCACCGCACCTGGCGTGAAGACTTTTGGGTGCCGATTCACTCGGTTCCCGAACTGGCCGCCAGATAAGGATTTCACCTTTGCCGGGCACGGAGGCGTCGCCGGAGTAACAGTCGTAGCGTCCTTCCTGGGCTGCATAGGGCAGTGTGACGCCCCACTCGCGAAGGCGCCGCGCATAGATGTTCAAAAAGACCGGATTCTGCGAGCAGTCGAAGGCAAACGTCGGCAGCAAACGCAGCGGCTCAAGCGAGATGATCGTGCCGCGCACCATCCAGGCGCCGATGCGAATCTCGCCGCCGCGCAGCAAAACGATCGTGCCCCCCTTCATCTGTAAGCCGGCGAAATCCTTGGCGGGACCGCCGATCACAATCGTGCCGCGGCGCATGCGCATGCCGACCTCCAGCCCGGCCGAACCGTCGACAAGGATGGCGCCGCCGCGCATCCCCGCCAGACTGCCGCGATAGGCCGCGCCCACCTGCCCGCCCGAATTGCCGTGGATGCGAATGACGCCGCCGGTCATCTCGGCGCCCACCCAGTCGCCCGCATCGCCGTGGACTTCGATCGCGCCGCCTTTGATATGAGCGCCCAGATGCATGCCCACGCTGCCGCGGACGCTGATTCGCCCGGCCGTCATGCCGCGGCCGATCCACTTCACTTGGCGCAAATCGCCGTGGAGCTCGATGTCGTCACCGGGCTGGCCCTCGATCGTGAAGAAGTGGTCGAGCCGCAGCCTGCGTTTGCCCAGAAAGACGGGGCAAGCGGCGACTTCGTCCAGCGAAAGCTTCGACAAACCGTCGGGAGAAATAACTTCCGCTTCCAACGGCACCGGCGGCTGTTCTTTGAGCGTGAGGGCAAGGGGCATTGCCCCACCTTACGAAAGCCGATTTCGCTGTCAAGGCAATCTGTCAAAGCCGGTCAGCTTCTCCAATGTGACGCCTGCCATTGGGCAGACCGCAACGGTTGTGCTCAATTTGCGGAGCGCGACATGCCGACAAGCCTTTAGTGTAAGAGACTAGATCCAGTTTTCCGGGGGAAACGCACCCATGTTTCGACGGACCGTTTCGATCAGCTTGGCACTTCTGTGGGCCACTTGCTCGATTGCCACAGCCACCGGCTGCCAAGGAGTCCGCGGGTGCGGCGGTTGTCGCACGTGCTCGATGCTCGGCCGCGGCGGCTGCGGTCCGGGCGGCTGCGATAAGCGATGCGACCGCTATGCCGCCCGGCCGAAACGCCGCTTTGACTGCCGCGTCGGACAAAAAGACCCCCGTATTCCAGGGCCGCGGATCATTTCCACCTTGCCTCGCCAGCAGCCGGAGATGGCCACGCCAACCTTCCTTTATCCCGTGCCCACCTATCCGGTGTTCGGACCGCGGTCTGAGGAGCCCGACGGCATCGAGCCGCAGCTTCAGCCGCTCATGCCCGAGGACGCCGAGCGGATCGAGTCCGAGCCGCTTCCGATGCCGAATGAATCGGCCGCTCCCGATGACGAGGAAGAATACGGTGACTTGACTGGCAACGGTTCCAGCGAGTTGGAACTGGCCGCCCCAAAGCAGACGGTCGAGCAGGCCGGTTGGAAGCCCGCCAAGGCCCGCGGCACCGCAGCGTCGCGCGTCAGCCGTCCCTGTACCAAGTGCGGTGTTACGTTCCGGTCATCCAACCCGATCCGACAGTAGGAGGTGGTGCGAAGGTCCTAGGTAGAAGTTACCCTGTCCGGCCGACAAGCTGGGCGTTCTGTAGCGTCGGGACAATTCGCACGTTAAGCGCCCCCAACGTGACAACCGATTTACCTCGCAAGTCGCCGCACTATCGCCGTTCCAGCGCCCAGACTTCGGGCTTACGGCGCGCGTTCGGCACGGTCCTGCTCGGTTTGTTTCACCCGCGGCGATGCACTCCATGAACCGTCGATCGAGCCGATTGGCATTGCGTCCGTTCTTCGCGCTGGCCGGATGGCTGTCGCTGGCCTGCTTGGCCTCTCAGGCCGCGCCGCTGGCCGCCGAAGAACATGAACTGCGCCGCAGCGCGCTGGTGGTCGCCGTCGAGCGCGCTCGTTCGTCGATCGTCAATATTCATGGCGAAAAGACGGTGACGGCCGAAAACCCCTACGCCGAAAGGGATGCCGCCAAGTCCGAAACCAAGCGCGTCAACGGCATGGGGACCGGCGTGATCGTCGACGAACGGGGCTATATCATCACCAACTTCCACGTGGTCGACGGCGTCAAGAAGATCACCGTCACGACCGCCGACCGCGAAACTTATATCGCCCAGCTCGTCTCGCGCGATGCCCAGACCGACCTGGCAATCATCAAGGTCGAGTCGCGCGAGAAGCTGCCGGTGATCGACATCGGCACCTCCAGCGACCTGATGCCCGGCGAGACCGTGATCGCCGTCGGCAACGCCTTTGGCTACGAGCATACGGTGACGCGGGGCATCGTCAGCGCCCTGCACCGCACCGTCCAGGTGAGCGACGCCCAGAACTACGAAGACCTGATCCAGACCGACGCCAGTATCAATCCCGGCAATTCGGGCGGGCCGCTGCTGAACATCGAAGGGAGCATGATCGGCTTGAACGTGGCCGTCCGGGCGGGGGCGCAGGGCATCGGCTTCGCCATTCCTGCCGACAAGGTTGTGGAGACGGCCGCCGAGCTGCTCAGCACGCGGCGGCTGGAACACACCTGGCACGGCATGGTCGCCCGGCCCATCGTCGACGAGAACGGGGTCGTGATCGAAACGGTCGACGCACAAAGCCCCGCTGCCGAAAGCGGTCTGAAGTCGGGCGACATCATTCACGCCGTGGCACGTCGCCACGTCAGCCGGGCGCTCGATTTGGAACGGGCCCTGTTGGGCCACCATCCGGGCGAAAAAATCGCCGTCGAAGCC from Pirellulales bacterium includes:
- a CDS encoding DUF4339 domain-containing protein, yielding MAVKKEGELRVRKGESVYGPMARDDFDRLLANGRFTSADFVSLWGGPWTQIAEFLSQAVEGESAGPADAATLRVLRGDRVYSGLNHRRLNQLRDDGRLAANDLVQAAGGPWMALGDFLSPPRPYEPPVAEAEPLEAEPVYAEPVYAEPVEDDWIDVPLRWYHVYASDLEDRASDQWFVRVRGIHSAPLTRQQVRQLLSAGEITLYDLARHRTWREDFWVPIHSVPELAAR
- a CDS encoding formylmethanofuran dehydrogenase subunit C, with amino-acid sequence MPLALTLKEQPPVPLEAEVISPDGLSKLSLDEVAACPVFLGKRRLRLDHFFTIEGQPGDDIELHGDLRQVKWIGRGMTAGRISVRGSVGMHLGAHIKGGAIEVHGDAGDWVGAEMTGGVIRIHGNSGGQVGAAYRGSLAGMRGGAILVDGSAGLEVGMRMRRGTIVIGGPAKDFAGLQMKGGTIVLLRGGEIRIGAWMVRGTIISLEPLRLLPTFAFDCSQNPVFLNIYARRLREWGVTLPYAAQEGRYDCYSGDASVPGKGEILIWRPVREPSESAPKSLHARCGAAPDRKG
- a CDS encoding trypsin-like peptidase domain-containing protein, coding for MNRRSSRLALRPFFALAGWLSLACLASQAAPLAAEEHELRRSALVVAVERARSSIVNIHGEKTVTAENPYAERDAAKSETKRVNGMGTGVIVDERGYIITNFHVVDGVKKITVTTADRETYIAQLVSRDAQTDLAIIKVESREKLPVIDIGTSSDLMPGETVIAVGNAFGYEHTVTRGIVSALHRTVQVSDAQNYEDLIQTDASINPGNSGGPLLNIEGSMIGLNVAVRAGAQGIGFAIPADKVVETAAELLSTRRLEHTWHGMVARPIVDENGVVIETVDAQSPAAESGLKSGDIIHAVARRHVSRALDLERALLGHHPGEKIAVEAERDGQRLQVNLVLASAPDATEGPSDPVWDTIGLEARPITAKQFQHHHRTRYRGGLLVREVRPDSPAARQGIRRGDILVGMHIWETVSLDNLAYILNRSDLASLEPLKFYILRENEPQTLYGFLQLSRP
- a CDS encoding UbiA family prenyltransferase: MTTTSDASPSTVRALAELLRLPNVFTALADVAMGFLFTHESAQPAHQFALLGLASGSLYLSGMVLNDYFDRDIDRLQRPGRPVPSGRISAGLARALGFGLLAVGLLAGWGAGMMTANARCGIVATVLATAVVLYDAVLKRTPLGPLAMGSCRVLNVLLGMSAATEPFQPIHWIVALGVGTYIAGVTWFARTEATDSHRGQLALGLLVMLGGIGLLAWYPQWYTESVEPVSKPVHALLIGDRWYWFWGLMSVMIGWRALRAVIFPQPVYVQGTVKQCLLSLIILDAAVCMGVRGPFYAAAIVALVFPTMFFGRWIYST
- a CDS encoding DNA topoisomerase IV subunit A, translating into MAKKRTTPAPDKDQKKSPASVRDKQTLERLHGVADMVVATAERSRDPYVDIPARALSNVRFNKSKRFIEMGSNTNRRQLFNLSQAKAYMQTMLVASGCKTLIDQQKTTSIRGLFYLLKHTIEGAKEETFATQDECDPIIEDVEVMLNSLREEMHLYAKKAGDMVGPIVLVDKGDEIDCSRMGSGGYGVPSIVEPDIIQFKKCDAKFVLHVEKATVWERFNEDRFWQNHNCILTHGGGQPPRGVRRMLYRLRNELKLPVYCLLDNDPWGYYIYSVVKQGSINLAFESRRMAIPDAKYLGLRSKDFERCQLSNSVKIQLADTDIKRAKQIADYPWFADKKAWQKEIELMLANGFKLEVESLISKDISYVTEVYVPDRLREQDWLD
- a CDS encoding sugar phosphate isomerase/epimerase family protein; the protein is MKLAFSSNAYMHFSVEEAIRRVAEIGYQGIEILADVPHAWPVNLLPERKQSLRDALARHGLSVSNVNGFMMNAVNDPRQPYWHPSWIEPDPHYRAIRREHTRRALALAKEIGAQNIQTEPGGPLQPGQDWESAANTFYEELMPCVEVAERLEVGLLIEPEPGLMIERFEQFFKFVERIDSPWVGLNFDIGHAYCVGEDPQHWVARMAPYTRHYHFEDIAATRVHQHLVPGRGAIDFDATLKAIAATNYQGWITVELYPYIDDPDAAARAAFAYITAAVKRLGIQGGWAS